One Bacillota bacterium DNA segment encodes these proteins:
- a CDS encoding DUF1385 domain-containing protein has protein sequence MMKGPRNWSLAVREPEGNIVVIDEKFNSISDRWPILKKPFFRGIFVLIETLVLGIKTIALSANLSLGESTEEKITPKEMMATLGIALVMVVGLFMVLPILFTKAIDPLKGSRILFTFIEGSFRIMLFVGYIAVVSRLKDIQRVFQYHGAEHKTIHAYEAGEELTPANAAKYSTLHIRCGTAFMLIVMVVAIFTFSFLPTGSILLRVVGKIILLPVVAGISYEITRLAARHSNALIMRIIMAPGLALQRLTTKEPDESQLEVAISALKRVLEVEGAEGYARQKEAQIETHSTLVSLESP, from the coding sequence ATGATGAAAGGTCCAAGGAATTGGAGCCTTGCAGTCAGGGAGCCGGAAGGGAATATCGTCGTAATCGACGAGAAGTTCAATTCCATCAGCGATCGCTGGCCTATTCTTAAGAAACCCTTCTTTAGGGGCATCTTTGTTTTAATTGAGACGCTGGTTCTAGGAATCAAAACCATCGCTCTTTCTGCAAATCTCTCGCTTGGCGAGTCAACGGAAGAGAAAATAACGCCTAAAGAGATGATGGCCACCCTAGGCATAGCACTGGTTATGGTGGTAGGGCTATTTATGGTCCTGCCCATTTTATTTACAAAGGCAATTGATCCATTGAAGGGAAGCCGTATCCTGTTTACATTTATTGAAGGCTCGTTCAGAATAATGCTTTTCGTTGGCTATATCGCAGTTGTGTCGCGGTTAAAAGATATCCAGCGGGTTTTTCAGTATCATGGCGCAGAGCATAAAACCATTCATGCCTACGAAGCCGGAGAAGAGCTTACGCCTGCAAATGCAGCGAAGTACAGTACGCTTCATATCAGATGTGGTACGGCTTTTATGCTGATAGTTATGGTCGTAGCCATATTTACATTTTCTTTTCTGCCAACAGGCAGTATTTTGTTAAGGGTTGTTGGCAAGATAATCTTGCTTCCGGTAGTTGCAGGTATTTCATATGAGATAACCCGGCTTGCGGCTCGGCATAGCAACGCACTTATCATGCGAATAATTATGGCACCTGGCCTTGCACTCCAGAGGCTTACTACCAAAGAGCCGGATGAGTCGCAACTAGAAGTGGCGATCTCCGCGCTTAAACGGGTTTTAGAAGTCGAAGGAGCAGAGGGCTACGCAAGACAAAAAGAAGCGCAAATTGAAACCCACTCCACGCTTGTTAGCTTAGAATCCCCATAA
- the rpmE gene encoding 50S ribosomal protein L31 encodes MKSGIHPNYVEARVTCSCGETFVTRSTKPELRVELCSKCHPFYTGKQKLVDSGGRVQRFQKKYGLEVTGTGSEGSEAKEEVEVVQ; translated from the coding sequence TTGAAAAGCGGTATTCATCCTAACTATGTTGAGGCGAGAGTTACGTGCTCCTGCGGCGAGACTTTTGTTACTCGCTCAACAAAACCGGAACTTAGGGTAGAGCTATGCTCGAAATGTCACCCGTTCTACACCGGTAAGCAGAAGTTAGTCGATAGCGGCGGTAGGGTACAACGTTTCCAGAAGAAATACGGTCTTGAGGTAACAGGGACTGGTTCTGAAGGGTCGGAGGCCAAAGAAGAAGTAGAAGTAGTACAATAG